One part of the Gallaecimonas xiamenensis 3-C-1 genome encodes these proteins:
- a CDS encoding ATP-dependent nuclease → MKIEKITIKNWRSIKNQVVYAQDLMVIIGQNNHGKSNLLSSMLFFFGEIKHHDLDFHKGSTELFVELQFGCLDESDNTTFKKYLTSEGKIVVRKTAYLGGSFEYRGYIENPTEEWLQEVNASAYTKRELASSLPFHPFLPATGRISKQDIVDAQAAYIEQNRDAINFSYELEATNFLGLKSVASGIFGEVYFIPAVKEASDDFTSKDSSVFGKMYSDVVALMSENNDEWKTTKENLGKLFATLNKKDKDGNVNEGRPQQLSDFEEELATELVTWGARVDIEVSSQDIESVFKANTQVWVDDGVRTDIKRKGHGLQRALTVALIQVVAKRAIAAAANNGNEGEGARKVSNSRYFIFEEPELYLHPQAQRSLFDSFVNLSESGSQVILCTHSSGLIDVERYKSIYIATKETGSDETTVKQCVDDLFEGDAKKDFNLSYWINPDRGELFFASKVVLLEGATEKTVFPLLAKEIGVFRYDYTLIDCGSKDNIPLYVKLLNKFKIPYVAVYDRDHQQGKGADAIASANTSTQKIEDVIDSTIGKSLVLDNDIEEELGLPKGGSSKPYIALNHITSQGFTLSEVMKQKISLAYGIEVEA, encoded by the coding sequence GTGAAGATCGAGAAAATCACTATAAAAAATTGGAGATCAATAAAGAATCAAGTTGTCTATGCTCAGGACTTGATGGTGATAATTGGTCAAAACAATCACGGAAAATCAAACTTATTGTCTTCAATGTTGTTTTTCTTTGGTGAGATTAAGCATCATGATTTGGATTTCCATAAAGGCTCCACAGAATTATTTGTCGAATTGCAGTTTGGATGCCTAGATGAATCTGACAATACAACCTTCAAGAAATATTTAACCTCCGAAGGCAAAATTGTAGTTAGAAAAACAGCGTATTTAGGCGGCAGTTTTGAGTATCGTGGTTATATCGAAAACCCTACAGAAGAATGGCTCCAAGAGGTAAATGCCAGCGCATACACAAAAAGAGAGTTGGCCAGCAGTCTTCCATTTCATCCATTTCTCCCTGCTACAGGAAGAATTTCAAAGCAAGATATTGTTGATGCTCAAGCTGCCTACATTGAACAGAATCGAGATGCAATAAATTTTAGCTATGAGCTTGAGGCCACAAACTTCCTAGGTCTAAAATCGGTCGCTAGTGGCATATTTGGGGAGGTATACTTCATTCCGGCAGTCAAGGAAGCGTCTGACGACTTTACTTCAAAAGATTCTAGCGTCTTCGGAAAAATGTATTCAGACGTTGTAGCGTTAATGTCAGAAAACAACGATGAATGGAAGACAACTAAAGAAAATTTAGGGAAACTTTTCGCAACACTGAACAAGAAAGACAAAGATGGCAATGTAAATGAAGGGCGTCCTCAACAGCTTTCAGATTTTGAGGAAGAGCTCGCGACAGAGTTGGTTACATGGGGAGCAAGAGTTGATATTGAGGTAAGCTCCCAAGATATTGAAAGTGTATTTAAAGCAAACACACAAGTGTGGGTCGATGACGGGGTAAGAACCGATATAAAGCGGAAAGGTCATGGATTACAGAGAGCATTAACAGTCGCACTGATCCAGGTTGTCGCCAAAAGAGCTATTGCAGCCGCGGCGAATAATGGCAATGAGGGCGAAGGCGCAAGAAAAGTATCAAATTCCAGGTACTTTATTTTTGAGGAACCGGAGCTTTATCTGCATCCTCAAGCACAGCGATCCTTATTTGATTCGTTCGTCAATCTTTCGGAGTCTGGAAGTCAAGTCATTCTGTGCACTCATTCTAGCGGCTTAATTGATGTTGAACGATACAAGTCAATCTACATAGCCACCAAAGAAACCGGGTCTGATGAGACTACGGTAAAGCAATGTGTGGATGATCTATTTGAAGGTGACGCAAAAAAGGACTTCAATTTATCCTATTGGATAAATCCAGACAGAGGCGAGTTATTTTTTGCTAGCAAGGTTGTGTTGTTGGAAGGGGCTACAGAAAAGACTGTTTTTCCTTTGCTGGCAAAAGAAATTGGGGTGTTTAGATATGATTACACGCTTATTGATTGTGGCTCTAAAGACAACATTCCGCTCTATGTCAAATTGCTCAACAAATTCAAAATACCCTACGTGGCTGTATATGATCGTGATCATCAGCAAGGAAAAGGCGCAGATGCTATTGCCTCGGCTAATACATCTACCCAAAAGATAGAAGATGTCATCGATTCCACCATAGGAAAATCTCTTGTCTTGGATAACGATATAGAGGAGGAGCTTGGGCTTCCAAAAGGTGGTAGTAGCAAGCCCTATATCGCTTTGAATCATATTACCTCACAAGGATTTACTTTGAGTGAGGTGATGAAGCAGAAAATCAGCCTCGCGTATGGCATCGAAGTCGAGGCATAA